The Candidatus Accumulibacter similis genome has a segment encoding these proteins:
- a CDS encoding glutamate 5-kinase — protein MTTTRIAAARRLVIKVGSALVTNNGEGLHLTAISDWARQIAEVHRLGKQVILVSSGAIACGLQRLGWRKRPRAVHELQAAAAVGQMGLAQVYESAFGRHGLHTAQVLLTHDDLADRKRYLNARSTLSTLLELGVVPIINENDTVVTDEIKFGDNDTLGALVANLVEADCLIILTDQQGLFTADPRKDSTATMVAEARAGLPSLEAMAGGAGTQFGKGGMITKVIAAKRAARSGAHTVIASGRSTDAILRLARGEPLGTLLVSETPPLTARKQWLADHLQLNGRLLLDGGAIGALREGRSLLPIGVLAVHGEFERGAAVACVAEDGGEIARGLVNYGSSDARRIARRASQDIEDILGYIDEPEIIHRDNLILTCESTAT, from the coding sequence ATGACGACCACCCGCATTGCAGCAGCTCGTCGGCTGGTCATCAAGGTCGGCTCGGCTCTGGTGACCAACAATGGGGAAGGCCTGCACCTCACCGCAATCAGCGACTGGGCGAGGCAGATTGCCGAAGTGCACCGACTGGGCAAACAGGTAATCCTGGTTTCTTCGGGCGCGATCGCCTGCGGCCTGCAGCGTCTCGGCTGGCGAAAGCGACCGCGTGCCGTACACGAGTTGCAGGCTGCCGCAGCGGTCGGCCAGATGGGGCTGGCGCAGGTCTACGAAAGCGCCTTCGGCCGGCACGGACTGCACACGGCGCAAGTCCTGCTCACACACGACGATCTCGCCGACCGCAAACGCTACCTCAACGCCCGTTCAACCCTGAGCACCTTGCTGGAGCTGGGCGTGGTACCGATCATCAACGAGAACGACACGGTCGTCACAGACGAGATCAAGTTTGGCGACAATGACACGCTCGGCGCGTTGGTCGCCAACCTCGTTGAAGCCGACTGCCTGATCATCCTCACCGATCAGCAGGGTCTGTTCACCGCTGACCCGCGCAAGGATTCGACAGCAACGATGGTCGCCGAGGCGCGCGCCGGGCTACCCTCCCTGGAAGCGATGGCCGGCGGTGCCGGCACGCAGTTCGGCAAGGGCGGCATGATCACCAAAGTCATCGCCGCCAAGCGCGCGGCACGCAGCGGTGCCCACACCGTGATCGCCAGCGGCCGCAGCACCGACGCCATTCTGCGCCTGGCACGAGGAGAGCCCCTGGGGACGCTGCTCGTCTCAGAGACACCGCCGCTCACCGCACGCAAACAATGGCTCGCCGACCACCTGCAGCTGAACGGCAGACTGCTGCTCGACGGCGGCGCCATCGGCGCGCTGCGGGAGGGCAGGAGCCTGTTGCCCATTGGCGTTCTGGCGGTGCACGGGGAGTTCGAACGTGGCGCCGCAGTTGCCTGCGTCGCCGAGGATGGCGGCGAGATCGCTCGCGGCCTGGTCAACTACGGCAGCAGCGACGCGCGCCGCATAGCGCGCCGCGCCAGCCAGGACATCGAAGACATTCTCGGCTACATTGACGAGCCCGAGATCATCCATCGCGACAACCTGATTCTGACCTGCGAGTCGACGGCAACATGA
- the obgE gene encoding GTPase ObgE: MKFIDEARISIAAGDGGNGIASFRREKYEPEGGPDGGDGGHGGNVHFVADRNVNTLIEYRYRRRFNAKRGENGRSSDCYGKRGPDLTLRVPVGTVIADVNSNRILADLDCDGKKVLLAKGGRGGLGNVHFKSSVNRTPRQCTRGEPGEQRDLRLELRLLADVGLLGLPNAGKSTLLRAVSAARPKVADYPFTTLEPHLGVVRVDDERSFVIADIPGLIDGAADGAGLGIRFLKHLKRTRLLLHIADLAPTDPAADPVRDARAIVHELERYDPELARKPRWLVLNKLDLIPPDELEARIAGFLQACQADDVPCFRITAISGGGCRELMQRLQETLDRLPRPAMADAATAGDGESSWPALPPDETQPSQA; this comes from the coding sequence ATGAAGTTCATTGACGAGGCAAGGATCTCGATTGCTGCCGGCGACGGCGGCAACGGCATCGCCTCGTTCCGGCGCGAGAAGTATGAGCCGGAGGGCGGTCCTGACGGCGGTGACGGCGGCCACGGCGGCAACGTCCATTTCGTTGCCGACCGCAACGTGAACACGCTGATCGAGTACCGCTATCGGCGCAGGTTCAACGCCAAGCGCGGCGAGAACGGTCGCTCGAGTGACTGCTACGGCAAACGCGGGCCGGATCTCACCCTGCGCGTGCCGGTGGGTACGGTCATCGCCGACGTCAATAGCAACCGAATCCTCGCCGACCTCGACTGCGACGGCAAGAAGGTTCTGCTGGCCAAGGGTGGCCGGGGCGGTTTGGGCAACGTCCATTTCAAGTCCAGCGTCAATCGGACTCCTCGGCAGTGTACCCGCGGCGAGCCCGGCGAGCAGAGAGATCTGCGCCTCGAGCTGCGCCTGCTCGCCGATGTCGGCCTTCTGGGCCTGCCCAATGCCGGCAAGAGCACCCTCCTGCGCGCCGTTTCGGCCGCGCGACCGAAGGTGGCCGACTATCCGTTCACCACTCTCGAACCACACCTCGGCGTCGTCCGGGTCGACGACGAGCGGAGCTTCGTCATCGCCGACATTCCCGGCCTGATCGATGGCGCGGCCGACGGCGCAGGCTTGGGCATCCGCTTCCTCAAACACCTCAAACGTACCCGGCTGCTGCTGCACATCGCCGACCTGGCACCGACCGATCCAGCCGCCGACCCGGTCCGCGATGCACGGGCCATCGTCCATGAGCTCGAGCGCTACGATCCCGAACTGGCGCGGAAGCCGCGCTGGCTGGTGCTCAACAAGCTCGACCTGATACCGCCGGACGAGCTCGAGGCCCGGATCGCCGGCTTTCTGCAAGCCTGCCAGGCGGATGATGTTCCGTGCTTCCGGATCACTGCCATCAGCGGCGGCGGCTGCCGCGAGTTGATGCAGCGATTGCAGGAAACGCTCGACCGTCTGCCGCGACCTGCCATGGCCGACGCGGCGACGGCCGGCGACGGTGAGAGTTCGTGGCCGGCGCTGCCGCCTGACGAAACGCAGCCCAGCCAAGCATGA
- the rpmA gene encoding 50S ribosomal protein L27: protein MAHKKAGGSVRNGRDSEAKRLGVKRYGGQLVRAGNIIVRQRGTAYHPGENMGIGKDHTLFALVDGHVQFAIKGALARRTVSIVPLAAD from the coding sequence ATGGCACACAAGAAAGCCGGCGGCAGCGTACGCAATGGCCGCGACTCGGAAGCGAAACGCCTGGGCGTCAAGCGCTACGGAGGACAGCTCGTTCGCGCCGGCAACATCATCGTTCGCCAGCGCGGCACCGCCTACCACCCGGGCGAGAACATGGGCATCGGCAAGGACCACACGCTGTTCGCCCTGGTGGACGGCCATGTGCAGTTTGCCATCAAGGGCGCGCTTGCCCGGCGCACGGTCAGCATCGTTCCCCTTGCCGCCGACTGA
- the rplU gene encoding 50S ribosomal protein L21 → MYAVIKTGGKQYRVVNGEKLKIEQIPAEVGAEVTLDQVLMLGEGEAVQIGTPLVTGAAVRATVLSHGRHEKIRIFKMRRRKHSQKHQGHRQNYTEIRVDAIAAGAATAPAA, encoded by the coding sequence ATGTACGCGGTGATAAAAACCGGTGGCAAGCAGTATCGCGTTGTCAACGGCGAAAAATTGAAAATAGAACAGATACCGGCAGAAGTTGGCGCAGAAGTTACCCTCGATCAGGTTCTCATGCTTGGTGAAGGCGAGGCGGTGCAGATCGGCACGCCGCTGGTCACCGGCGCCGCAGTCAGGGCAACTGTGCTGTCCCACGGCCGTCACGAAAAGATCCGCATCTTCAAGATGCGCCGGCGCAAGCACTCGCAGAAGCATCAGGGGCATCGCCAGAACTACACCGAGATTCGCGTTGATGCAATTGCTGCCGGCGCCGCGACTGCGCCTGCAGCCTGA
- a CDS encoding polyprenyl synthetase family protein, whose product MRMEQLYRLIGSDMTAVDAVIRQRLHSDVALVRQVAEYIVHSGGKRLRPALVLLAAGALDYRGTHHHQLAAVIEFIHTATLLHDDVVDASNLRRGRQTANALFGNSASVLVGDFLYSRAFQMMVAVHDMRIMQVLSDATNIIAEGEVLQLMNCHDADVDEEGYLQVIRYKTAKLFEAAAQVGAIIGGAGGDIEKAMAVYGMHLGTAFQLIDDVLDYSGAELETGKQLGDDLAEGKPTLPLIFVLQNGNPQQAASVRRAIEDGGRDSLPEVLAAVRETGALEYARRRAAAETELAARALAAVPASQYRDSLLELCLFAVARTY is encoded by the coding sequence GTGAGAATGGAGCAGCTGTACAGGCTGATCGGGTCGGACATGACCGCTGTCGACGCGGTGATCCGTCAACGCCTGCATTCCGACGTGGCCCTGGTGCGGCAGGTGGCCGAGTATATCGTGCACAGCGGGGGCAAGAGGCTGCGCCCGGCGCTGGTGCTGCTTGCGGCCGGTGCTCTCGACTATCGCGGCACGCACCATCATCAGCTGGCGGCAGTGATCGAGTTCATACACACGGCGACGCTCCTGCACGATGATGTGGTGGACGCGTCGAACTTGCGGCGTGGTCGCCAGACTGCCAACGCGCTCTTCGGCAATTCGGCCAGCGTGCTTGTTGGCGACTTCCTCTATTCGCGCGCCTTCCAGATGATGGTTGCGGTGCACGACATGCGCATCATGCAGGTGCTGTCCGACGCGACCAACATCATCGCCGAGGGCGAGGTTCTGCAGTTGATGAACTGCCACGATGCGGACGTCGATGAGGAAGGCTATCTGCAGGTCATCCGCTACAAGACGGCGAAACTGTTCGAAGCGGCGGCACAGGTTGGTGCCATCATTGGCGGTGCCGGCGGGGACATCGAGAAGGCAATGGCGGTCTACGGCATGCACCTGGGAACCGCTTTCCAGCTGATTGACGACGTGCTGGACTATTCGGGTGCCGAACTCGAGACGGGCAAGCAGCTGGGCGATGACCTCGCCGAGGGAAAGCCGACCCTGCCGCTGATCTTCGTTCTGCAGAACGGCAATCCCCAGCAGGCCGCGAGCGTTCGCCGGGCCATCGAGGACGGTGGCCGGGATAGCCTGCCGGAGGTCCTGGCGGCGGTGCGTGAAACCGGCGCGCTCGAATATGCGCGGCGCAGAGCAGCAGCCGAAACCGAGCTTGCGGCGCGTGCTCTGGCAGCTGTTCCCGCTTCTCAGTACCGCGATTCCCTGCTAGAATTATGCCTCTTCGCGGTCGCCAGGACGTACTAG
- a CDS encoding histidine kinase → MGRGDESFSETRWKSLRYFNLYRLVVAALLFFSALLYPAAFPVATWHHGSQHLVLAGGYLLSTILSAIAAYAWRQHASTQLTVSVLCDVLVMTLLIHVGGGLGSGFGSMLLVTLAGAGLVGQGRLVIFYAALATLAVLTEQSYRGLQTDLEATAFFHAGVFSIAFFAVAISARLLARRVLANEELARRRGIDLKKQTLVSQRVIEEMQEGVLVLGSDARVAQSNPRARKLLAASESGEPALRECSPELLQAFTDWRQERRDVAVLVQVPTNGTQLRARFVATTSGDSDVLVFLEDMSRLREQAQQIKLAALGRLTASIAHEIRNPLSAIRHAGELMREERRGELYERLLRILLDNTQRVERIVSDVLELGRRDRVYSELVDLRQLLPAVVEEWSTREQLTADVIWLEVGGRASICFDRSHLHQVLWNLLSNALRHSRRLAGSVRLLVADGKVAGQVEVHVVDDGEGVADDLREQIFEPFFTTHHRGTGLGLYIARELCEANEARLELMGRGKGADFRLLGRALDC, encoded by the coding sequence CTGGGACGTGGCGACGAGAGCTTCTCCGAAACGCGCTGGAAGTCGCTGCGGTACTTCAACCTCTACCGCCTCGTGGTTGCCGCGCTGCTTTTCTTTTCGGCGCTGCTGTATCCTGCCGCCTTTCCCGTTGCCACTTGGCACCATGGTTCGCAGCACCTTGTGCTTGCCGGCGGATACCTCCTGAGCACGATCCTCTCGGCCATCGCCGCTTACGCCTGGCGGCAGCATGCAAGCACCCAACTCACGGTCAGCGTGCTCTGCGATGTGCTGGTTATGACGCTGCTGATTCACGTCGGAGGCGGCCTTGGCAGCGGTTTCGGATCGATGCTTCTGGTGACGCTGGCTGGTGCTGGTCTCGTCGGCCAGGGGCGCCTGGTGATCTTCTATGCTGCGCTGGCGACCCTCGCCGTGCTCACCGAGCAGTCCTATCGTGGATTGCAGACCGATCTTGAAGCGACTGCCTTCTTCCATGCCGGCGTCTTCAGCATCGCCTTTTTTGCCGTTGCCATTTCGGCACGGTTGCTCGCCCGGCGGGTCCTTGCCAACGAGGAACTAGCCCGTCGTCGTGGCATCGATCTGAAGAAACAGACGCTGGTCAGCCAGAGAGTCATCGAGGAGATGCAGGAAGGGGTTCTGGTGCTCGGCAGTGACGCGCGGGTTGCACAAAGCAACCCGCGCGCCCGGAAGTTGCTTGCTGCCAGCGAGAGCGGCGAGCCGGCTCTGCGCGAGTGCTCGCCCGAACTGCTGCAGGCCTTCACTGACTGGCGGCAGGAGCGTCGGGACGTCGCGGTACTGGTGCAGGTGCCCACGAACGGAACGCAGCTGCGCGCCAGGTTTGTCGCCACCACGAGTGGCGACAGCGATGTGCTGGTGTTTCTCGAGGACATGAGCCGCCTGCGCGAACAGGCGCAGCAGATCAAGCTGGCGGCACTTGGCCGTCTGACCGCGAGTATCGCGCATGAGATCCGCAATCCGCTGTCAGCGATTCGCCATGCCGGAGAACTGATGCGTGAGGAGCGGCGCGGCGAACTGTACGAACGGCTGTTGCGCATCCTGCTGGACAACACCCAGCGTGTGGAACGTATCGTCAGCGATGTACTGGAACTGGGACGTCGCGATCGCGTGTATAGTGAGCTGGTCGACCTGCGCCAGTTGCTGCCGGCAGTCGTCGAAGAGTGGTCGACGAGGGAGCAACTCACCGCCGATGTGATTTGGCTGGAGGTCGGCGGCAGGGCGAGCATCTGTTTCGATCGTTCGCACCTGCACCAAGTGTTGTGGAACCTGCTCAGCAACGCCCTGCGGCATTCCCGTCGATTGGCCGGCAGCGTGCGCTTGCTGGTTGCCGATGGCAAGGTGGCCGGGCAGGTGGAAGTGCATGTCGTTGACGATGGTGAGGGTGTGGCGGACGATCTGCGCGAACAGATCTTCGAGCCCTTCTTTACCACTCACCATCGCGGCACCGGTCTTGGCCTGTATATAGCGCGCGAACTGTGCGAGGCGAACGAAGCCCGTCTCGAACTGATGGGGCGCGGCAAGGGTGCCGATTTTCGTCTCTTGGGGAGGGCTCTCGATTGTTGA
- a CDS encoding sigma-54-dependent Fis family transcriptional regulator, which yields MLTGKVQRRPRGDLARVLVVDDEADIRELLDLTVARMGLLADCAATVAEARKFLEQQRYQLCLTDMRLPDGDGLAIVRLIAESYGETPVAVITAFGTTQNAVAALKAGAFDYLAKPVALEQLRSLIKSALNLPRRSGADEGEASEAATRLIGRSPAITHVREMIDKLARSQAPVYISGESGTGKELAARLIHDQSARRSAPFVPVNCGAIPENLMESEFFGYRKGAFTGADSDRPGFFQAAQGGTLFLDEVADLPLGMQVKLLRAIQEKKVRRVGSTVEEAVDVRIISATHHQLRDCVDAGTFRQDLYYRVNVIELKMPPLRERREDIAPLAEAMLCRLCGPQPPRLDAEAARVLDAYSFPGNVRELENILERAIALCSGETVAVDDLQLAPATAVRDSLGREGETLDDYINRVEKQAILEALTKTDFNRTAAARLLGVSFRSLRYRIERLGIEE from the coding sequence TTGTTGACTGGCAAGGTGCAACGTCGCCCGCGCGGCGACTTGGCCCGTGTACTGGTGGTCGATGATGAGGCGGATATCCGCGAGCTTCTCGATCTCACTGTGGCACGGATGGGGCTGTTGGCTGACTGTGCGGCGACGGTTGCGGAGGCCCGGAAGTTCCTCGAGCAACAGCGCTATCAGCTGTGCCTGACGGACATGCGGCTGCCCGATGGGGATGGGCTGGCGATCGTCAGGCTGATCGCCGAGAGCTACGGCGAGACGCCGGTGGCGGTGATCACCGCCTTCGGCACGACGCAGAATGCAGTCGCCGCGCTGAAAGCTGGAGCTTTCGACTATCTCGCCAAACCGGTTGCGCTCGAGCAGTTGCGCAGCCTGATCAAGTCGGCTCTCAACCTGCCACGGCGCAGCGGCGCGGATGAGGGGGAAGCCAGCGAAGCTGCGACACGGCTTATCGGCAGGTCACCGGCGATCACGCATGTGCGCGAGATGATCGACAAGCTTGCGCGCAGCCAGGCACCTGTATACATCTCGGGCGAGTCGGGTACCGGCAAGGAACTGGCTGCGCGCCTGATTCATGATCAGAGCGCGCGCCGCAGCGCACCCTTCGTGCCGGTGAACTGCGGGGCGATCCCCGAGAACCTGATGGAGAGCGAGTTCTTCGGCTATCGCAAGGGGGCGTTCACGGGGGCCGACAGCGATCGCCCCGGGTTCTTCCAGGCGGCGCAGGGGGGGACGCTGTTTCTCGACGAGGTGGCGGACCTGCCGCTGGGGATGCAGGTCAAGCTCCTGCGTGCGATTCAGGAGAAGAAGGTGCGCCGGGTCGGCAGCACGGTCGAGGAAGCGGTAGACGTGCGGATCATTTCCGCGACTCACCACCAGCTCAGGGATTGCGTCGATGCCGGTACCTTCCGTCAGGATCTGTACTACCGCGTCAACGTCATCGAACTGAAGATGCCGCCATTGCGCGAGCGCCGTGAGGATATTGCACCCCTGGCCGAGGCGATGCTCTGCAGACTTTGTGGGCCGCAGCCACCGCGCCTTGATGCCGAGGCCGCCCGGGTGCTGGACGCCTACAGCTTTCCCGGCAATGTCCGCGAGCTGGAGAACATCCTGGAACGTGCCATCGCGCTGTGCAGCGGCGAGACGGTGGCGGTCGACGATCTGCAACTGGCGCCAGCGACCGCGGTTCGCGACAGTCTCGGCAGGGAAGGTGAGACTCTCGATGACTATATCAATCGCGTCGAGAAACAGGCCATTCTCGAGGCGCTGACCAAGACCGACTTCAACCGCACGGCGGCGGCACGTCTGCTGGGCGTCAGCTTTCGCTCGCTGCGCTACCGGATCGAGCGGTTGGGCATCGAAGAATGA
- the ampD gene encoding 1,6-anhydro-N-acetylmuramyl-L-alanine amidase AmpD, with product MSFPRPAVAAAISDAGWLDGVLRIESPNCDERPEGETVSLIVVHAISLPPACFGGDAIVRLFSNRLDAAAHPYFAQIAGLRVSAHFLIRRDGELVQFVSCRQRAWHAGLSCWQGRPRCNDFSLGIELEGCDQLPFAEAQYACLLPLLRLLCARFPVTAVVGHSDIAPGRKTDPGPFFDWCRLASIGSLPGSLC from the coding sequence ATGAGCTTTCCGCGTCCGGCAGTCGCGGCGGCAATCAGTGATGCGGGCTGGCTGGATGGTGTCCTGCGCATCGAGTCACCCAACTGTGACGAACGGCCCGAGGGAGAGACGGTTTCGCTGATCGTTGTTCACGCGATCAGTCTGCCACCCGCCTGCTTTGGAGGCGACGCCATCGTGCGGCTGTTCAGCAACCGACTCGACGCCGCGGCTCATCCCTACTTCGCCCAGATCGCTGGTCTGCGGGTTTCGGCACACTTCCTGATCAGACGCGATGGTGAACTGGTCCAGTTCGTCTCGTGTCGTCAGCGCGCCTGGCATGCGGGGCTCTCATGCTGGCAGGGCCGACCGCGCTGCAACGACTTCTCGCTCGGTATCGAACTCGAGGGTTGCGACCAACTCCCGTTTGCCGAGGCGCAGTACGCATGCCTGTTGCCGCTGCTCCGGCTCTTGTGCGCAAGGTTTCCGGTTACCGCAGTGGTCGGTCACAGTGACATTGCTCCCGGCCGCAAGACCGATCCCGGGCCATTTTTCGACTGGTGCCGTCTGGCGTCGATCGGTAGCCTGCCTGGGTCGCTGTGCTGA
- a CDS encoding pyridoxal phosphate-dependent aminotransferase: protein MPSLPAHRLADIEPFHVMELMARAKELEGSGRNIIHMEVGEPDFATPEPIVAAAQAHIASGHVRYTAALGLPELRAAIAGFYATRYGVSVPASRIAVTAGASGGLLLAMACLANPGSEWLLTDPGYPCNRHFVRCFEGRPIGIPVRGESNFQPTLDDLDGFWNERTAGALFASPANPTGTLLADETLSDIARFVRERGGQLIIDEIYHGLTYGRDARTALEFGDDIFVVQSFSKYFNMTGWRLGWLVVPPRFVRGIEKLAQNLFISPSAAAQHAALAAFAPATISILEERRREFQKRRDFLAPALENLGFHFPARPQGAFYLYADCSQLANDSARFAGELLESAGVAATPGLDFGSNRPEKHLRFAYTSGTERLAEAVDRIRRFLGQA, encoded by the coding sequence ATGCCAAGTCTTCCCGCGCACCGCCTGGCCGACATCGAACCCTTCCACGTCATGGAGTTGATGGCGCGTGCAAAGGAGCTGGAAGGCAGCGGCCGCAACATCATCCACATGGAAGTCGGCGAGCCCGACTTCGCCACTCCGGAGCCGATCGTCGCAGCAGCGCAGGCGCACATCGCCAGCGGCCACGTTCGCTATACGGCCGCGCTCGGCCTGCCTGAACTGCGCGCCGCGATCGCCGGCTTTTACGCTACACGCTACGGCGTCAGTGTTCCGGCATCGCGCATCGCCGTCACCGCAGGCGCTTCCGGCGGCCTGCTGCTGGCCATGGCCTGTCTCGCCAACCCGGGCAGCGAATGGCTGCTGACCGATCCGGGCTACCCCTGCAACCGGCACTTCGTGCGCTGTTTCGAGGGCCGGCCGATCGGCATTCCGGTGCGCGGCGAGAGCAATTTTCAGCCGACGCTGGACGATCTGGACGGATTCTGGAACGAACGCACAGCCGGCGCCCTGTTTGCATCGCCAGCCAACCCGACGGGAACCCTGCTCGCTGACGAGACGCTGAGCGACATCGCCCGCTTTGTCCGCGAAAGGGGCGGACAGCTGATCATCGACGAGATCTACCACGGGCTGACCTACGGGCGCGATGCCAGGACCGCGCTCGAGTTCGGCGACGACATCTTCGTCGTCCAGAGCTTCTCGAAGTACTTCAACATGACCGGCTGGCGTCTCGGCTGGCTCGTCGTGCCGCCACGCTTCGTCCGCGGCATAGAGAAGCTGGCGCAGAATCTCTTCATTTCGCCGTCGGCAGCGGCACAGCACGCCGCCTTGGCGGCGTTCGCGCCAGCCACCATCAGTATCCTCGAGGAGCGCCGCCGGGAATTCCAGAAGCGGCGGGACTTCCTGGCGCCAGCGCTCGAGAACCTGGGTTTCCACTTCCCGGCGAGGCCACAGGGAGCCTTCTATCTCTATGCTGACTGCTCGCAGCTGGCCAACGACAGTGCTCGTTTCGCCGGCGAACTCCTCGAGTCGGCCGGCGTTGCCGCGACGCCCGGACTCGACTTCGGCAGCAACCGGCCCGAGAAACACCTGCGCTTTGCCTACACCAGCGGAACGGAGCGACTGGCTGAGGCGGTCGACCGGATTCGCCGCTTTCTTGGGCAAGCCTGA